The DNA region CAGTCGTCCATGGCGCTGATGCAGCGGAAATAGCCCCGGTTGAGCGCCGTGGACGGGGTTGGGGTGGCACTGGGCCGGCGCTCTGCGGCGTAGATGGGGGCCAGCCCGAGGTTCGGGACGGGGCGTGCGCTGTCGCTGGCGTAGTCGTTGGCGTGGCGCTCAGGCGGGGAGAAGGGGCCATGTGCGGTCTTGAACCCTAGGATCAGAAAGAACGGCTTGCCCGCGCTCTCCTTCACAAACTGCAGCGCAAAGTCGGTCGAGACATCGTCGATCCAGCCTTTGGTGGGGGTGTCCTTGCCATCGACCACAAATGGGCAGTCGTCGTACTTGCCCTGCCCGATAAAGCTGGCCGCGAAGTCGAAGCCGGGGCGCTCGCGCTGGCTGCCCATGTGCCACTTCCCGACATAGCCCGTTCGGTAGCCCGCCGACCGGAGGAGCGTCCCCACGGTCACGTTCTGTGCGGAGAAGGGCGTGTGGTTGTTGACAATCCCATTGGTGTGGCCGTACTGGCCCGTCAGCAGGGTCGCGCGGCTGGGAGCGCAGAGTGAGTTGACCACAAAGGCATTGCGAAAGCGCGTCCCCTCCGCAGCCAGCTTGTCTAAGTTCGGGGTCTTGAGCCAAGGGAAGCGCCCGCTGGCACCCTGCTCGCGCTGCACCACACTCAGTGCGTCCCAGCGCTGGTCATCGGTGTAGAGCACGATAATATTGGGTTTATTGGAGGATTGTTTCATGGCTGATTCTACACCAAAAGACCATTTTGAAGATGGGCTGAACAATCAAGTGTCCAAAAGGAACTAAGAGACGAGGAGGAGTGCAATGCAAGCAACCAGACAGCGACAACCCACGCAGGCTCTGCCGAGGATCATCTCAGGGAGCGTGTGCGACCCCCAAGGCAAGCCCGTGCCGACCGCGCGCGTCTTTGTCCAGTATGGGACTACCTACCAGGGCTACAGCGGACCCGGCGGGGAGCGCGGTGTCGGGGATGTGGTCGAGGTGCATCCAGACCCCCAGGGCCACTTTCGCTTCACCGAGCTCCCCGCCACCTACGACACGATCACGGTCTTCGCCCAGCGCCCCGGCGGCCCTCTGATAACCCTGGAGCGCGGCGGCTTGCGCTTTGGAGGCACACCCGAGTCCCCGTTTGACGCACCCTTCGACCTCGTTCTCCCCGATTCTGGTGCGACCCTCACCGCGACTTTCTTGACGCCCGAGGGCAAGCCCTCAGCAGGGCGCTCCGTTGTGCTGGGGATCGGGATGCCCGCGCTGTTCTACCCCGGGCAGGGCAATCAGCGTGTATGGAAGAAGGAGCCGCAGCTGACCCTGCTCCGCCTCCTCCAGCCCACGCAGACAACGGACTCCCAGGGGCGGGTGCGCTTTACAGGGCTGCTACCAAACAACTACACCCTAGGGGAGAAGATCGACTCGGGGTTCCCAGGCGTCCTTGCCCGGGGGATTCTCGTGCCGGAGAATCAGGAGACGCGTGTGGTCTTTCGGCTTCCGAAAACGCCGCAGTGGGGAGCCGACTATCTCGCGGAGCTGGGGCGCGGCTGGGCGTTTCGCCTGGGGAATGCGGTAGGCAGCGGTATGTCCGGGGCAGGCAGCGGAGGGTTTCAACTTCCCCCGCAGGCACGGGGTGTGGTGACGATCTGGAATCGGGGAGATTCCGAGCTGGAACCCGTCGGATGGCGACAGCAGGCGACGGTCTTGGTATCGTCGCTGGTGCCTCTGGAGGGAGTCGCACGCTTCTCCCGTGTCTGGCATGGGCCGGGGCAAGTCCGTGTGAAGGTGGTCGATGCGCAAGGGAAGCCCCGCGCGGGGGTGACCGTGACGATGGCCCCCCGCGGGACGGCCACAAGCAACGCCGACGGCGAGGCGCTCTTTACGGAGGTGCCGGAGGGGCGCTACAACATCGTGTCCGGAGGCGCACTTGGGGCATCGCGAGCTGCTCAGTCGGTCACCGTCAGCGCGGGCGAGCGTACGGAGTGCCGGCTGGTCCTCGATCCCAAGAAAGTCCCGCAGCTGGGGCCGTCGCCGGAGCAGCGGAAGCAACTGGAAGAGTGGGGGAAAGCGCCAAAACGCACCGTGACCCTGCGCTGCGAGACCCTAGACGGGAGGCCGCTGGGTGGGGTTGCGGTGGGGGTGCGAGGCTTTCCACGTTTTTCTTCCTTGCGGTCGGATGCACGGGGGCAGCTACCCGTTGCCTCGCTACGCGCGGATCAACCCGTGACCGTAGAGCTCTGGTGCCAAGGCTGGGAAGGGGAGCTCACGCTTCCGCCTGGGGTGACAGAGGCGAGAGCGGTCTTGAAGCCGAGGGCATTTCTCACCGGCCAGGTGACTCTCGCCGGCAAGCCCCTGAGCCGCTGGCCCGCGGGACAGGTGGTGGTTCGTGCCGTGGCGGAGACGCCGAGCCAGGGAGTATTGGTCCCAGGATTAACCCAAGAGGCCACTCCCCAAGCCGATGGCCGCTTTGCCTTCGATCTAGCCCCCGGAACCTACAAGCTCCAGGCAACCGTGGACAACCTCTGGAAGACCCCCGAGCGCACGGTGCGCTGGGACGGAAAATCGGCCCCTCTTACCCTCGATATCCCGATGCCAGGCCTGCCCATGACCGTGGCCGTTCGTGACAAGGCAGGCAAGGCTCTGCCCTCGGTTCGGCTGGAGCCCGCTCCCCCAGAGGTCGAGTTCCGCACGGATGAGGCGGGGCAGGTGACCCTTGCCGGGCTTGTCGCGGGGCGGCATACGCTCAAGGTGGTCGGGCGCTCAGAGACCGTGACGGTGACTGTCCCCCCGGCGCTGAAGTAGGCGCAGCACCTCGCGGCCCTCGCGACCGGGAAACGCGACCGTGGGCGTCTCGGAGCGCAGGAGGGTGAAGTGCTCCGCAAAGCGCGTGTCGAGCTCGTCGAGCGTCGCGTTGAACGGCGGGCCAAGGCTCGGGTCGGGATCGTCGCGCGGGTTGAGGTAGAAGATCCCCAGCAGCAGGCCGCCGGGCTTGAGCGCCCCCGCCACTGCCTGCACGTAGTCGTCGCGGCGCTCCCGGGGGATGGCGCAGTAGCACGTGTGCTCGTAGACTGCATCGAAGGCACCGTGGTACTCGCTCGGGAGGGCGAAGAGGTCCCCGACCACAAAGTGCGTGTTGGGAAACGTCTCGACTCCCGCAAACGCGCTGGGCGCGAGGTCCAGCCCGATCACGTCGTCCGCGCCCGCCGCCGCGATCGCCCGCACATCGTGGCCGCGCCCACAGCCGGGGACGAGGACCCGGCCCTGGAGAGGGGCTTGGGCGAGAAATTCCACTAGGGCAGGGGCAGGGGCGCCCTTGTCCCACTGCGTCTCGCCCGCTTGGTAGAGAGCTTCCCAGTCGGTTGTCATGCCCCCAGGATACCCGAGCCGCGCCTACCGCCGCACGAGGCGAAAGGCGAAGTCCCGCCCAAGCCCCTGCTGGTAGGCGAGGGAGATCCAGAGCAGGGCAAAGGGCTCCAGGAGGCGTGCTTGGGTGAGCGGGCCGGCGTCCTGTGGCTCAAAGCCCAGCGCCTGTGCCAGCGCGTGGGCGACCGCCTTGGCCTCGGAATCGTCGCCGCAGTAGAGCATGGTCGCGGCACCGTCAGGGTAGTGCGGGTTGGCCATGTTGTCAAAGCCGGTGGTATTGAAGATCTTCACCACACGCGCCCCGGCCGCCCACTGCGCCACCAGCTCGCCGCCGGAGGTCTCGTGTCCGTGGGTGAGACCCGCGAGCTGGGGCTTGAGCGGGTTGGTGGCATCCAGCACGAGCTTACCGGAGAGTGGGCCTAGCGATCCAATCGCCGCTTCGGTAGCGGGCCAGGGGGTCGCCAGAAGGATCACATCGGCCTGCGCGGCGGCCTCGGCGGGTGTTGCGCGGGGCGCAGGGAGCGCCTGGTACTTCTCGCTCTCCGGTTCCCGGACACCAAAGATAACGTCGTAGCCCGCGTCTACCCAGCCCCCGCCCAGAGTCGCCCCGACACTGCCGGCACCAATGACTGCAATCTTCATCTTCTTCTTACTCCCCTAGCGCTGCGATAATCGCCCGCGCTGTCTCCGCCCCCGAGAAGTTCTGCTGGCCCGTGATCAGGTTGCCATCGCGCACCGCAAACCCACGCCAGAGCCCGGCTTGAATGTAGTTGGCCCCGAGTGCCTTGAGCTCGTCCTCGATCCGCCAGGGCATCAGGTGCGTCCCGTGCGGCAGAACTCCGTAGCTCCAGACCGCATTGTCGGCGAAGTCCTCCTCCACGTTGGCAAAGCCGGTGACGGTCTTCCCCTTGACCAGATACTCTCCCGAGGCGAGCTTGGCGTAGCGCAGGATAGCCGTGCCATGGCACAGCGCGCAGGCGAGCTTTCCGGCCTCGTAAAACGCGACAAACTTCTCGTGGAGCGCGGTCGCACTCTCAAAGTTCACCATCGGTGCCTGCCCACCGGCGACCACGATTGCGTCGAAGTCGGCGACCGTGAGCGCACTGACCGGCTTGGTGTCCTCAACCAAGGCGGCGAGGCTTGGGGTGGCGATAAAGCCCATGCTGATCAAGTCGCTGGACGAGTAGCCGCTCGGGTCACGCGGATCGCTCATGGCATCGGGGACGCACGGGCCGCCGCTTGGGCTGAAGATCTCGACCGCGTAGCCCTTCTCGGTGAGCTCGTAGTAGGGGTGGGTGAGCTCCGCCCACCAGAAACCGACGGGGCCGCCGGTGGTGGGGGAGACAGCGGGGTTGGCGATAACAAGGGCGACACGCTTGCGGCGCGTCGGGGTGACAGTGTTGGGGTCTTTAAGGCTCATGGGGTTTACTCCTTGGGTTTTGTGATACCCTCCTACAATCGAAACCCGCAAGTACGCACTTTTTAGGAAGGTAGTACCCAAATAGAAACTAATAGTCCCAAGAACTCAGGCTGTCGTGAGCGTATCCACGGCTGTCCGGTTGAGACCAGCCTGGAGCTCCTGAGCGGCAAGTGGAAGCCACGCCTGCTCTGGAAGCTCTACCAGCAAGGGGTGGTGCGCTTTGGGGAGCTGCGCAAGCAGCTCCCTGAGATCACGCCCAAGATGCTCACCCAGCAGCTCCGCGAGCTGGAGAGCGATGGGCTAATTACCCGCACGGTCTACGCCGAGGTGCCGCCGAAGGTCGAGTACCGGCTGAGTGAGCTGGGGAGCACGCTCGGTCCGGTCCTCGACCAGCTCGCGGTCTGGGGAGTGGCGCACCACGAGGCGATCGTGCGCCAGCTTGCCCAGCCCTGAGTGGGGGGGCTCAGGGGCGACTGGGCGCGATGGTGATGGTCCGTGTCTCCGCGTTCCAGGTCGCGGTCTGGTCTGAGGCCAGCTCGATAAACTCCAGAGGCACGAAGAGCGTGCCGCCTCGCACTTCGGTGGGGCTCTCCAGGCGAATCCGCTGCCCGTTTTTCTCGACCCAGCGGCTCCCGACCGCATTGCTGAGCTTTTTGTCCGGCACGGTCAGGGTGTTCTGTGTGGCATCGTAGCGGTAGCTGAAGCGCGCGACCCGTGAGAGCTGCTCCAGCGGTACCAGGACATCGTCGCCGCGCATGTACGGCCGCGCCGCGCCAAAGGGCTCGTCGCGGCCACTCACCCGCAGGGCGATCCGGTCTTGGCCTTGGCCTCGGTCTTGTCCTTGACCCCGATCTTGGCCTCGGTCTCGGTTCTGGTCGTTGCTCCGGTCGCGCTCCCGGTTGCGTGCGACCGGCGGACGGTTCGAGCCGGAGGCGGCGTTGGTCGTGATGCTGACTTGCTGCCGGGGCTCGTCCCAGTCCACGCTGGCCCCGAGCGCCTCCCCGATAAAGCGCAGAGGAACCATCGTGCTCCCGCCAATTCGCATCGCGGGGACGCGCAGGGCCACGCTCTGGCCGTTGACCATCGCGGTATTGCTCCCGAGCGTCAGCTGGATATCGCGCTGGCCCATGTGTGCTTTGACAGTCTGGGTCGCCTCGTTCCAGCTAATGTCCGCTCCGATCTCCTCAAGGACGCCACGCAGAGGAACCAGTATCCGGCCATCGCGGCGCTGCGGGTGCGTGTCTGCGAAAGCGACCGAGTTCCCATTGACCCGCACCGAGATCTCTTGGGCCCGTGCTGATGCCTGAAGGAGGGGAATCATCCCCAGTGTTGCGATAGCAAGTGCTATCGATGTTTTTCGTCGTGTCATTGTAGTCTCCTTGGCACTACGTATGGTCGGGAGGAGTGCAAGGTTCCTTAGGAAATGCGAGTGTGCTATCCTGAGCCCATGAGCGATCCACAAAAGCGAGTCGGGCTGATCGGGCTGGGCCTGG from Armatimonas rosea includes:
- a CDS encoding carboxypeptidase-like regulatory domain-containing protein, with the protein product MQATRQRQPTQALPRIISGSVCDPQGKPVPTARVFVQYGTTYQGYSGPGGERGVGDVVEVHPDPQGHFRFTELPATYDTITVFAQRPGGPLITLERGGLRFGGTPESPFDAPFDLVLPDSGATLTATFLTPEGKPSAGRSVVLGIGMPALFYPGQGNQRVWKKEPQLTLLRLLQPTQTTDSQGRVRFTGLLPNNYTLGEKIDSGFPGVLARGILVPENQETRVVFRLPKTPQWGADYLAELGRGWAFRLGNAVGSGMSGAGSGGFQLPPQARGVVTIWNRGDSELEPVGWRQQATVLVSSLVPLEGVARFSRVWHGPGQVRVKVVDAQGKPRAGVTVTMAPRGTATSNADGEALFTEVPEGRYNIVSGGALGASRAAQSVTVSAGERTECRLVLDPKKVPQLGPSPEQRKQLEEWGKAPKRTVTLRCETLDGRPLGGVAVGVRGFPRFSSLRSDARGQLPVASLRADQPVTVELWCQGWEGELTLPPGVTEARAVLKPRAFLTGQVTLAGKPLSRWPAGQVVVRAVAETPSQGVLVPGLTQEATPQADGRFAFDLAPGTYKLQATVDNLWKTPERTVRWDGKSAPLTLDIPMPGLPMTVAVRDKAGKALPSVRLEPAPPEVEFRTDEAGQVTLAGLVAGRHTLKVVGRSETVTVTVPPALK
- a CDS encoding methyltransferase domain-containing protein, which codes for MTTDWEALYQAGETQWDKGAPAPALVEFLAQAPLQGRVLVPGCGRGHDVRAIAAAGADDVIGLDLAPSAFAGVETFPNTHFVVGDLFALPSEYHGAFDAVYEHTCYCAIPRERRDDYVQAVAGALKPGGLLLGIFYLNPRDDPDPSLGPPFNATLDELDTRFAEHFTLLRSETPTVAFPGREGREVLRLLQRRGDSHRHGL
- a CDS encoding NADPH-dependent F420 reductase: MKIAVIGAGSVGATLGGGWVDAGYDVIFGVREPESEKYQALPAPRATPAEAAAQADVILLATPWPATEAAIGSLGPLSGKLVLDATNPLKPQLAGLTHGHETSGGELVAQWAAGARVVKIFNTTGFDNMANPHYPDGAATMLYCGDDSEAKAVAHALAQALGFEPQDAGPLTQARLLEPFALLWISLAYQQGLGRDFAFRLVRR
- a CDS encoding type 1 glutamine amidotransferase domain-containing protein, which encodes MSLKDPNTVTPTRRKRVALVIANPAVSPTTGGPVGFWWAELTHPYYELTEKGYAVEIFSPSGGPCVPDAMSDPRDPSGYSSSDLISMGFIATPSLAALVEDTKPVSALTVADFDAIVVAGGQAPMVNFESATALHEKFVAFYEAGKLACALCHGTAILRYAKLASGEYLVKGKTVTGFANVEEDFADNAVWSYGVLPHGTHLMPWRIEDELKALGANYIQAGLWRGFAVRDGNLITGQQNFSGAETARAIIAALGE
- a CDS encoding winged helix-turn-helix transcriptional regulator; translation: MSGKWKPRLLWKLYQQGVVRFGELRKQLPEITPKMLTQQLRELESDGLITRTVYAEVPPKVEYRLSELGSTLGPVLDQLAVWGVAHHEAIVRQLAQP
- a CDS encoding stalk domain-containing protein — its product is MTRRKTSIALAIATLGMIPLLQASARAQEISVRVNGNSVAFADTHPQRRDGRILVPLRGVLEEIGADISWNEATQTVKAHMGQRDIQLTLGSNTAMVNGQSVALRVPAMRIGGSTMVPLRFIGEALGASVDWDEPRQQVSITTNAASGSNRPPVARNRERDRSNDQNRDRGQDRGQGQDRGQGQDRIALRVSGRDEPFGAARPYMRGDDVLVPLEQLSRVARFSYRYDATQNTLTVPDKKLSNAVGSRWVEKNGQRIRLESPTEVRGGTLFVPLEFIELASDQTATWNAETRTITIAPSRP